In Uranotaenia lowii strain MFRU-FL chromosome 2, ASM2978415v1, whole genome shotgun sequence, one genomic interval encodes:
- the LOC129749346 gene encoding proteasome maturation protein-like yields METSIKVAPQMPSTFKEFTGHNSPLDENCAAQLQFVHPLKQSEKNYALHRQNLNFQMLRNREGLAAPLKLTMELKSVSKVGHLPFLPSNNVARDVLTGQDELISFGDLFNNEEHCEYIRQPHAVMEKELGMF; encoded by the exons atg GAAACTTCCATCAAAGTTGCTCCCCAAATGCCTAGCACGTTCAAGGAATTCACCGGTCATAATTCTCCGCTCGACGAGAATTGTGCCGCCCAGTTGCAGTTCGTTCATCCGCTCAAACAATCGGAGAAGAAC tACGCCTTGCACCGGCAGAACCTGAACTTTCAAATGCTGCGCAATCGGGAAGGTTTGGCCGCCCCTCTAAAGCTGACGATGGAACTGAAGTCCGTTTCCAAGGTGGGACATCTTCCGTTCCTTCCCTCGAATAACGTCGCCCGTGATGTCCTCACCGGACAGGACGAGCTGATCAGTTTCGGAGATTTGTTCAACAATGAGGAGCACTGCGAGTACATCCGGCAGCCGCACGCCGTCATGGAGAAGGAACTGGGAATGTTTTAA